From one Formosa sediminum genomic stretch:
- a CDS encoding prephenate dehydrogenase — MKNIVVIGIGLIGGSMVKDLKRVHPETKIIGVDKNPDHVNQALVSGLIDQKGTLNAVENADLVILSIPVDASVDLLPEILDLVSDDTLVIDVGSTKLDVCQKVEHHEKRRNYLSCHPIAGTEFSGPQAAINDLFKNKTNIICEVEKTAFKLQERALQVFSDLGMRIRYMNPESHDKHIAYVSHLSHISSFMLGKTVIDKERNERDIFDMAGSGFASTVRLAKSSPNMWTPIFKQNKTNVIETLDEYINNLNQFKILLEQDDFEAIFDEMKNTNRIKDILKGIA, encoded by the coding sequence ATGAAAAATATTGTAGTTATAGGTATTGGTTTAATTGGAGGGAGTATGGTTAAGGATCTCAAGAGGGTTCATCCAGAAACTAAAATAATAGGTGTCGATAAAAATCCAGATCATGTTAATCAGGCGTTAGTAAGCGGTTTAATAGATCAAAAAGGGACATTGAATGCTGTTGAAAATGCAGATCTTGTTATTTTATCAATTCCCGTAGATGCGTCAGTAGATTTACTTCCAGAGATTCTAGATTTAGTATCTGATGATACTTTGGTAATCGATGTGGGATCTACTAAACTAGATGTTTGCCAAAAAGTAGAGCATCATGAAAAGAGAAGGAATTATTTATCGTGTCATCCTATAGCAGGAACAGAATTCTCTGGGCCACAAGCCGCTATAAATGATTTGTTTAAAAACAAAACAAACATCATATGCGAAGTAGAAAAAACAGCGTTTAAGTTACAAGAACGAGCTTTACAAGTGTTTTCAGACTTAGGCATGCGTATTCGTTACATGAATCCGGAGTCTCACGATAAGCATATTGCATATGTATCGCACTTATCACATATTAGCTCTTTTATGTTGGGTAAAACCGTAATAGATAAAGAACGTAACGAGCGTGATATTTTTGATATGGCAGGCAGTGGATTTGCATCTACGGTACGTTTGGCTAAAAGTTCACCAAATATGTGGACACCCATTTTTAAACAAAACAAAACTAACGTCATTGAGACTTTAGATGAATATATAAACAACCTAAATCAATTTAAAATTTTATTAGAACAGGATGACTTTGAAGCTATTTTTGATGAGATGAAAAATACAAATCGAATTAAAGATATTTTAAAAGGAATTGCTTAA
- a CDS encoding pyridoxal phosphate-dependent aminotransferase — protein sequence MITVANRLQTVEEYYFSKKLREVNALKASGKSIINLGIGSPDLMPPQTVVNAITESLKHPNVHQYQSYQGLPELREAMANFYKAQFDVTVDPTSEILPLMGSKEGILHISMAFLNPGDEVLIPNPGYPTYASVTKLVEAKAVTYDLDEAHGWLPDLKALAQTDLSKVKLMWVNYPHMPTGTNATDALYEDLVAFAKRNDILIVNDNPYSFVLNNNPKSILSVAGAKDVCVELNSLSKTFNMAGWRVGMVLGNATHISAILKVKSNMDSGMFYGIQKGAIEALNSTDTWFKNLNSAYQKRRELVWKLADLLGCTYDTTTSGLFVWSKLPEGTDAEVFIDKILYEKSIFITPGIIFGTQGKGYIRFSLCASETDLETSINRIKSKN from the coding sequence ATGATTACTGTTGCAAACAGGTTACAAACCGTAGAAGAATATTACTTTTCTAAAAAATTAAGAGAAGTAAACGCTCTAAAAGCGAGTGGTAAATCTATAATTAATTTAGGGATTGGAAGTCCAGATTTAATGCCACCACAAACGGTAGTAAATGCTATTACCGAAAGTCTTAAACATCCAAATGTGCACCAGTATCAGAGTTATCAAGGATTGCCAGAATTACGTGAAGCAATGGCTAATTTTTATAAAGCACAGTTTGATGTCACCGTAGATCCTACTTCAGAAATTTTACCATTAATGGGAAGTAAAGAAGGTATTCTTCATATCTCCATGGCGTTTTTAAATCCAGGAGACGAAGTCTTAATACCTAATCCAGGATACCCAACCTACGCCTCAGTAACTAAATTAGTTGAAGCTAAAGCTGTAACTTATGATTTGGATGAAGCACATGGATGGTTACCCGATTTAAAAGCTTTAGCACAAACCGATTTAAGTAAAGTGAAATTAATGTGGGTAAACTATCCGCATATGCCAACGGGAACAAATGCAACCGATGCCTTGTATGAAGACTTAGTGGCTTTTGCAAAACGGAATGATATATTAATTGTTAACGACAATCCGTATAGTTTTGTTTTAAACAACAATCCAAAAAGTATCTTAAGTGTTGCGGGTGCAAAAGATGTTTGTGTAGAATTAAATTCCTTAAGCAAAACATTTAATATGGCCGGATGGCGTGTTGGTATGGTGCTCGGAAATGCTACACATATAAGTGCGATTTTAAAGGTGAAAAGTAACATGGATTCTGGAATGTTTTATGGCATACAAAAAGGAGCTATTGAAGCATTAAACAGTACCGATACATGGTTTAAAAATTTAAATAGCGCCTATCAAAAACGTCGTGAATTGGTTTGGAAACTAGCCGATTTATTAGGGTGTACTTACGATACAACTACATCTGGATTGTTTGTTTGGTCTAAATTACCTGAAGGGACAGATGCAGAGGTGTTTATAGATAAAATTTTATATGAAAAGTCTATTTTTATTACACCTGGAATTATTTTTGGAACTCAAGGCAAAGGCTATATTAGGTTTTCACTTTGTGCTTCAGAAACAGATTTAGAAACCTCAATAAACCGAATTAAATCTAAAAACTAA
- a CDS encoding prephenate dehydratase: MKKIVSIQGIKGSFHHIVAKTYFDDNIEIDECMSFDKLVDNLITKKSDVAIMALENSIAGSILPNYALIDKFNLHIIGEYYLDIQHNLMALPGQTIADIEEVYSHPMALLQCKAFFKAYPHIKLIEDKDTAETADRISKNNLKGVAAVASKVAAEIFNLEILAESIQTIKENETRFVIVKTKNSVLEESEINKASLRFVVEHKRGSLASVLNVLSDCRMSLTKIQSLPKIETPWKYAFFVDVTFSKYSHFEKAKSILNIMVKEFKILGEYKNAKL, from the coding sequence ATGAAAAAAATAGTTTCAATCCAAGGTATAAAAGGGTCATTCCATCACATTGTTGCAAAGACATATTTTGATGACAATATTGAAATTGATGAGTGTATGTCTTTTGATAAGTTAGTTGATAATCTCATTACTAAAAAAAGTGATGTAGCCATTATGGCATTAGAGAATTCTATAGCGGGTTCTATTTTACCTAATTATGCGTTAATTGATAAGTTTAATCTTCATATTATAGGAGAGTATTATTTAGATATTCAGCATAATTTAATGGCTTTACCAGGACAGACTATTGCAGATATTGAAGAGGTGTATTCTCACCCCATGGCTTTACTACAATGTAAAGCTTTTTTTAAAGCATATCCACATATAAAACTTATTGAAGATAAGGATACAGCAGAAACCGCAGACCGTATTAGCAAAAATAATTTAAAAGGTGTTGCTGCTGTAGCAAGTAAAGTTGCTGCCGAAATTTTTAATTTAGAAATTTTAGCAGAAAGTATACAAACAATAAAGGAAAATGAAACGCGCTTTGTTATTGTGAAAACAAAAAATTCTGTTCTAGAAGAAAGCGAAATTAATAAAGCCTCTTTAAGGTTTGTAGTAGAACATAAACGCGGTAGTTTGGCTAGTGTTTTAAATGTGTTGAGTGATTGCAGAATGAGTTTAACTAAAATACAGTCGTTACCAAAGATAGAAACGCCTTGGAAATATGCTTTTTTTGTAGATGTAACATTTTCAAAATATAGTCATTTCGAGAAAGCAAAATCCATTTTAAATATAATGGTCAAAGAATTTAAAATACTTGGCGAATATAAAAACGCAAAATTATGA